A single region of the Peromyscus eremicus chromosome 16_21, PerEre_H2_v1, whole genome shotgun sequence genome encodes:
- the Srsf3 gene encoding serine/arginine-rich splicing factor 3, with protein MHRDSCPLDCKVYVGNLGNNGNKTELERAFGYYGPLRSVWVARNPPGFAFVEFEDPRDAADAVRELDGRTLCGCRVRVELSNGEKRSRNRGPPPSWGRRPRDDYRRRSPPPRRRSPRRRSFSRSRSRSLSRDRRRERSLSRERNHKPSRSFSRSRSRSRSNERK; from the exons ATGCATCGTGATTCCTGTCCATTAGATTGTAAGGTGTATGTAGGTAATCTTGGAAACAATGGGAACAAGACTGAATTAGAACGAGCTTTTGGCTATTATGGACCACTCCGAAGTGTGTGGGTTGCTCGAAACCCTCCTGGCTTTGCATTCGTTGAATTTGAGGATCCCCGAGATGCCGCTGATGCTGTCCGAGAGCTCGATGGAAG AACACTATGTGGCTGCCGTGTAAGAGTGGAACTTTCGAATGGTGAAAAAAGAAGTCGGAATCGTGGCCCACCTCCCTCCTGGGGCCGTCGCCCTCGAGATGATTACCGTAGGAGGAGTCCTCCACCCCGGCGAAG ATCTCCAAGAAGGAGAAGCTTCTCTCGAAGCCGGAGCAG GTCACTTTCTAGAGATAGGAGAAGAGAAAGGTCTCTGTCTCGCGAGAGAAATCACAAGCCGTCTCGATCCTTCTCTAGGTCTCGTAG cCGATCTAGGTCAAATGAAAGGAAATAG